In Chlamydiota bacterium, a single genomic region encodes these proteins:
- a CDS encoding DUF4282 domain-containing protein: MEEKGLCGLLFDLSFSEFVTTRVIKVLFVVGIVFSALGALAMIGAGFAAGAGRGILMLVLSPLVFLLYALVVRVWCELIIVVFRIAENTSRLAGQNKG; encoded by the coding sequence ATGGAGGAGAAGGGGCTGTGCGGACTGCTGTTCGATCTCTCGTTTTCCGAGTTCGTCACCACGCGCGTCATCAAGGTGCTCTTCGTCGTGGGCATCGTCTTCTCCGCGCTCGGGGCGCTGGCGATGATCGGCGCGGGATTCGCCGCGGGCGCGGGCAGGGGGATCCTGATGCTCGTGCTCTCCCCGCTCGTCTTTCTCCTGTACGCGCTCGTCGTCAGGGTCTGGTGCGAACTGATCATCGTGGTCTTCCGCATCGCGGAGAACACGAGCCGGCTCGCGGGTCAGAACAAGGGGTGA
- the pdxA gene encoding 4-hydroxythreonine-4-phosphate dehydrogenase PdxA — MTEKRNAPAATPALAVTMGDPGGIGPEVVLKALLRKPVRRACRPVVVGDLAVLRRCARLLGLPARLVSVRGIREIPRGAGAIPVIEPCASIRRHRWSAVRRDHGAASMEYVRHAVALALAGEADGVVTAPICKEAIHRAGYRFQGHTDFLAHLTGARRHAMMLTGGGLSVVLVTIHVALSAVSRLVTRPAVLEAVRLAHEAALRMGRRRPRVAVCGLNPHAGEAGAFGDEERRAIAPAIRAARREGIDARGPFPPDTLFVARSREGYDIVVAMYHDQGLIPLKMLAFERGVNVTLGLPIVRTSPDHGTAFDIAGRGVADPGSMVEALLLAARLCGRGRRRRLTGTDRACRAGAKIAAR, encoded by the coding sequence ATGACGGAGAAACGAAACGCGCCGGCGGCGACGCCGGCGCTCGCCGTGACGATGGGGGACCCCGGCGGCATCGGGCCGGAGGTGGTCTTGAAGGCGCTCCTGCGGAAGCCGGTGCGCCGCGCCTGCCGCCCCGTCGTCGTCGGCGACCTCGCCGTGCTGCGCCGGTGCGCCCGCCTCCTCGGGCTTCCCGCCCGGCTTGTCTCCGTACGGGGGATCCGGGAGATCCCGCGCGGGGCGGGCGCGATCCCCGTCATCGAACCGTGCGCCTCGATCCGCCGCCACCGCTGGAGCGCGGTGCGCCGTGACCACGGCGCCGCCTCGATGGAGTACGTGCGGCACGCGGTCGCCCTGGCGCTCGCGGGCGAGGCCGACGGCGTCGTCACCGCTCCGATCTGCAAGGAGGCGATCCACCGGGCGGGGTACCGCTTCCAGGGGCACACCGATTTTCTGGCGCACCTCACCGGGGCGCGGCGGCACGCCATGATGCTCACCGGCGGCGGGCTCAGCGTCGTCCTCGTGACGATCCACGTCGCCCTCTCCGCCGTGAGCCGCCTCGTCACGCGCCCGGCGGTCCTCGAAGCCGTCCGCCTCGCGCACGAAGCCGCCTTGCGGATGGGGAGGCGAAGGCCCCGCGTGGCCGTCTGCGGCCTGAACCCGCACGCGGGCGAGGCGGGGGCGTTCGGGGACGAGGAGCGCCGCGCGATCGCCCCGGCGATACGGGCGGCGCGCCGCGAGGGGATCGACGCCCGCGGGCCGTTCCCCCCGGACACGCTCTTCGTCGCCCGGTCGCGGGAAGGGTACGACATCGTCGTCGCGATGTACCATGACCAGGGGCTGATACCGCTCAAGATGCTCGCCTTCGAGCGCGGCGTGAACGTGACGCTCGGCCTCCCGATCGTGCGGACCTCCCCCGACCACGGGACGGCGTTCGATATCGCCGGCCGGGGCGTCGCCGATCCCGGGAGCATGGTCGAGGCGCTGCTGCTCGCCGCGCGGCTCTGCGGGCGGGGAAGGCGCCGCCGCCTAACCGGAACGGACCGGGCATGCCGGGCGGGCGCGAAGATCGCGGCGCGATGA
- the rsmA gene encoding ribosomal RNA small subunit methyltransferase A: MNIPRPAETLASLGVRPSARRGQAFLVRRETGSRIAGVASLDAGDAVLEIGPGLGALTDALLGAAGRVVAVESDRRLAAWLRERFRGRADFELIEGDALKIDLSALLRRMASGGKRVKVVANIPYSISGPLIARLVRLSGCWAMMALTVQRELALRIAAEPGGKAYGAFTVLCRCRATAREALTIAPGAFYPRPEVVSSVVVFAPLAVPVFPPAEEERLLAMVRLLFSQRRKSIGTVLRRSARGFPWAGRIEEAFAACGIDPAARPERLSPEEFNRLGEALRRAGWGRWRT; this comes from the coding sequence ATGAACATTCCCCGCCCCGCGGAGACGCTCGCGTCCCTGGGCGTCAGGCCGAGCGCGCGGCGCGGACAGGCGTTTCTCGTGCGCCGGGAGACGGGGAGCAGAATCGCCGGCGTCGCCTCGCTCGACGCGGGGGACGCGGTGCTCGAGATCGGCCCGGGCCTCGGCGCCCTCACCGACGCCCTCCTCGGCGCCGCGGGGCGCGTGGTCGCCGTGGAGAGCGACCGCCGGCTCGCGGCGTGGCTGCGCGAACGCTTCCGCGGCCGCGCCGATTTCGAGCTGATCGAGGGCGACGCGCTCAAGATCGATCTCTCGGCGCTCCTGCGGCGGATGGCCTCGGGCGGGAAACGCGTCAAGGTAGTGGCCAATATCCCGTACTCCATCAGCGGGCCGCTGATCGCGCGGCTCGTGCGGCTGTCCGGCTGCTGGGCGATGATGGCGCTCACCGTCCAGCGCGAACTCGCCCTGAGGATCGCCGCCGAGCCCGGGGGGAAGGCGTACGGCGCCTTCACCGTGCTCTGCCGCTGCCGCGCGACGGCGCGCGAGGCGTTGACGATCGCGCCGGGGGCGTTCTACCCGAGACCGGAGGTGGTCTCGTCGGTGGTCGTCTTCGCGCCGCTGGCCGTGCCCGTATTCCCGCCCGCCGAGGAGGAGCGGCTCCTCGCCATGGTGCGGCTGCTCTTTTCGCAGCGCCGGAAATCGATCGGCACGGTCCTCAGGAGGTCCGCGCGGGGGTTTCCGTGGGCAGGCAGGATCGAGGAGGCGTTCGCCGCGTGCGGGATCGACCCCGCGGCGCGGCCCGAGCGTCTCTCCCCGGAGGAGTTCAATCGCCTCGGGGAGGCGCTCCGCCGGGCGGGGTGGGGGAGGTGGCGTACATGA
- a CDS encoding ECF transporter S component: MTRALLSMLVAVAALWAAFLRFERGRLSSREIPLIAVLAALAALGRLPFAAVPGLQPATFVVAASGFVFGPAAGFLVGAVAALVSNIFLGHGPWTVWQMVAWGACGLTAGALGVSAPRVGRGALALFTAAWGFLFGWIMNFWYWYSFVHPLSLRSWLAVNAASFPFDAVHAAGNAAFALLLGNGLIGALRYAQKRLALARLGC, translated from the coding sequence ATGACCCGCGCCCTCCTCAGCATGCTCGTCGCCGTTGCGGCCCTCTGGGCGGCGTTCCTCCGCTTCGAGCGCGGCCGGCTCTCCTCGCGCGAGATCCCGCTCATCGCCGTTTTGGCGGCGCTCGCGGCCCTCGGCCGGCTCCCGTTCGCCGCCGTGCCGGGACTCCAGCCGGCGACGTTCGTCGTCGCCGCCTCCGGCTTCGTCTTCGGCCCCGCGGCCGGTTTCCTCGTCGGCGCGGTCGCCGCCCTCGTCTCCAACATCTTCCTCGGGCACGGCCCCTGGACCGTCTGGCAGATGGTCGCGTGGGGGGCGTGCGGCCTCACGGCGGGGGCGCTGGGCGTCTCGGCGCCGCGGGTGGGTCGGGGCGCGCTCGCCCTGTTCACCGCCGCGTGGGGCTTCCTCTTCGGCTGGATAATGAACTTCTGGTACTGGTACTCGTTCGTGCACCCCCTCTCACTCCGGTCGTGGCTCGCGGTGAACGCGGCCTCGTTCCCGTTCGACGCCGTTCACGCGGCGGGGAACGCCGCCTTCGCCCTTCTGCTCGGCAACGGGCTCATCGGGGCGCTGCGCTACGCGCAGAAACGGCTTGCCCTGGCCCGCCTCGGGTGCTAG
- a CDS encoding ATP-binding cassette domain-containing protein — translation MSHFLAERFTYLYPGAPRPALDRVSLSLEEGGFALVTGPSGGGKSTLALALAGLVPSFFGGTVGGRLLFRGEPIERIDRRILHAEIGVVLQDPERQALMRRVERELSFGPENLGIPPAAARRRVEEIAERLGIQDLLGARVDELSGGMRQRVCLGAAMAAGARTLVLDEPTSQLDPAAAEDLLSLLSRLRRDLGCTIVLVEQRVERCLEAAERVIYFDRGRPRFDGAPPEFRRWAAEAAPDYLPGSGAGAPSARGARRVVPGTPPPPRPILRLDRVAFAYRDGPPVLDRVSLELRAGEITALLGPNGAGKSTLLKLACGLLRPSGGAVLLDGGDPALMRNRERAAACGYLTQNPGDFLFHDTVEEEIGYTSRLLGRAEDGDAARLLDAWGLARLAGRNPRELSAGERQCVALGAAMAACPPLLLLDEPTRGQDPLLKRRLASMLEAAAARGAAVLLVTQDLGFAAGCAGRVVLLSDGVVAAEGPAGTVLAGAPFDPPLAGRLFRRFAERAAAEAPVP, via the coding sequence GTGAGCCATTTTCTGGCAGAGCGGTTCACCTACCTCTATCCCGGCGCGCCCCGCCCCGCGCTGGACCGGGTCTCCCTGTCGCTGGAGGAGGGGGGGTTCGCGCTCGTGACCGGCCCGTCGGGAGGGGGCAAGTCGACGCTCGCCCTCGCCCTCGCCGGCCTCGTGCCGAGCTTCTTCGGCGGAACGGTCGGTGGGCGCCTCCTGTTCCGCGGCGAGCCGATCGAGCGGATCGACCGGCGCATCCTCCACGCGGAGATCGGCGTCGTGCTCCAGGATCCCGAGCGGCAGGCGCTGATGAGACGCGTGGAGCGGGAGCTCTCGTTCGGGCCGGAGAACCTCGGGATCCCCCCCGCGGCGGCGCGCCGGCGCGTGGAGGAGATCGCCGAGCGCCTCGGCATCCAGGATCTTCTGGGGGCGCGGGTCGACGAACTCTCCGGCGGGATGCGGCAGCGGGTCTGCCTCGGGGCGGCGATGGCGGCGGGGGCGCGGACGCTCGTGCTCGACGAGCCGACCTCGCAGCTCGACCCCGCGGCGGCGGAGGACCTCCTCTCGCTCCTCTCCCGTCTCCGCCGCGACCTCGGCTGCACGATCGTGCTGGTCGAACAGCGCGTCGAGCGCTGTCTCGAGGCCGCCGAACGCGTCATCTATTTCGACCGTGGCCGTCCCCGTTTCGACGGCGCGCCGCCGGAGTTCCGCCGGTGGGCGGCGGAGGCGGCGCCGGACTATCTGCCCGGCTCCGGGGCCGGCGCGCCGAGCGCGCGCGGGGCGCGCCGCGTCGTCCCGGGGACGCCCCCCCCGCCCCGCCCGATCCTCCGCCTGGACCGCGTCGCGTTCGCCTACCGCGACGGCCCGCCCGTCCTCGACCGGGTGAGTCTTGAGCTGCGCGCCGGGGAGATCACCGCCCTGCTCGGCCCCAACGGGGCGGGGAAGAGCACGCTCCTCAAGCTCGCCTGCGGCCTCCTCCGCCCCTCGGGCGGCGCGGTCCTGCTCGACGGCGGGGACCCGGCCCTGATGCGGAACCGGGAGCGCGCCGCCGCCTGCGGCTACCTCACGCAGAACCCCGGCGACTTCCTCTTCCACGACACCGTGGAGGAGGAGATCGGCTACACCTCGCGCCTCCTCGGCCGCGCCGAAGACGGCGACGCGGCGCGCCTGCTCGACGCCTGGGGGCTCGCCCGCCTCGCGGGGAGGAACCCGCGCGAACTCTCCGCGGGGGAGCGGCAGTGCGTGGCGCTCGGAGCGGCGATGGCCGCCTGTCCGCCCCTGCTCCTCCTCGACGAGCCGACCCGCGGGCAGGACCCGCTCCTGAAGCGCCGCCTCGCCTCGATGCTCGAAGCCGCGGCGGCGCGCGGCGCGGCGGTCCTGCTCGTGACACAGGATCTCGGCTTCGCCGCGGGGTGCGCCGGACGCGTCGTCCTGCTCTCCGACGGCGTCGTCGCCGCGGAGGGGCCGGCCGGCACGGTCCTCGCCGGGGCCCCGTTCGATCCGCCCCTGGCCGGCCGCCTCTTCCGGCGCTTCGCGGAACGCGCCGCGGCGGAGGCGCCGGTCCCATGA
- a CDS encoding DUF4430 domain-containing protein: MHPILGMVAAAALAASAPPPAGGAEVAVLVCRNFSSPPLAERSVPARGRSALRLLEECAQVETAFGGAFVSRINGLPAKGARDAGQAWFYYLNGILAERGAASCIPEPGDMLQWDLHLWDGVRQVRAIIGGYPHPFVQAARDGSLPPRVLFSPGAEAAARGLVSALARRGAAGVRVAPLAESEPPSDAPSLVIGPWDGIARVPLVKRSISDGARTGLFVDGGAAGMRRLDLAGTPRSSHPGAGALVAVVGGATRPAPLWLVTGTDTARACAAADVLISRPERIRGMASAVVAGDDVLPAPVIE; the protein is encoded by the coding sequence ATGCATCCGATACTCGGGATGGTTGCCGCGGCGGCCCTCGCCGCCTCCGCTCCGCCCCCCGCAGGCGGGGCCGAGGTCGCCGTCCTCGTCTGCCGCAACTTCTCCTCGCCGCCCCTCGCCGAGCGGTCCGTTCCCGCGCGCGGGCGTTCGGCCCTCCGCCTCCTCGAGGAGTGCGCGCAGGTGGAGACCGCGTTCGGCGGCGCCTTCGTGTCGCGGATCAACGGCCTGCCGGCCAAGGGGGCGCGGGACGCCGGGCAGGCGTGGTTCTACTACCTGAACGGGATTCTGGCGGAGCGGGGGGCGGCGTCCTGCATCCCCGAACCGGGCGACATGCTCCAGTGGGATCTCCACCTGTGGGACGGGGTGCGGCAGGTCCGGGCGATCATCGGCGGCTACCCGCATCCGTTCGTCCAGGCGGCGCGGGACGGCTCCCTGCCCCCGCGCGTCCTCTTCAGCCCCGGCGCCGAGGCGGCGGCGAGGGGGCTCGTCTCCGCGCTGGCGCGACGCGGCGCAGCCGGGGTGCGCGTTGCGCCGCTGGCGGAATCCGAGCCGCCGTCCGACGCCCCGTCGCTTGTCATCGGCCCCTGGGACGGGATCGCGCGCGTCCCGCTCGTGAAACGCTCGATCTCCGACGGCGCCCGCACGGGCTTGTTCGTGGATGGCGGCGCCGCCGGGATGCGCCGCCTCGACCTCGCCGGGACGCCGCGCTCCTCCCATCCCGGCGCCGGCGCGCTCGTCGCGGTCGTGGGCGGCGCGACGCGCCCCGCGCCGCTCTGGCTCGTCACCGGCACGGACACGGCGCGCGCCTGCGCCGCCGCCGACGTGCTGATCTCACGCCCGGAAAGGATCCGGGGGATGGCCTCCGCGGTGGTCGCGGGGGACGACGTCCTCCCTGCGCCGGTGATCGAATGA
- a CDS encoding PQQ-binding-like beta-propeller repeat protein codes for MQLFIRGAMIAAVWAAGTSCFAQVDPWPMFRCNPARTGASQLHGCATVALSWSYATGHTIESSPVVGSDGTAYYGSYDNRIYAMSSSGTLAWSYDAGNFVSTSPAFDGDAGRVYVASYVGRLFACTLGGALEWSYETGGLIARSSPAVDSGGCIYLGSADNRLHVLSPAGVLAWSYETAGDVHSSPSMEGERVFVGSKDGRLYALGADGAFAWSYDTGKTIGESSPAVGTDGTVYVGEIDPGKTPVPCNLYAFNSSGGLAWSYATGDDVSSSPAIGAEGIVAASGDGNVYLFNTDGTFRWSYVTGGYVHSSPAVDEDGMIFVGSFDGGVYALDSIGTLAWSYRTAGPVLSSPSIGLGGTVQIGSFDSVCYCFGAASASTPTPTPELTPTPEPTETQPPLDLKVNSTSPSAGDEFTAEVSVQPLEETFDAYGVVLGAGGAWSFDLANPGALVSGVRPLVRSVPGLTEVWGGTLFHMDSIPDYLRGAGFTFIAGLVPAGAPPAVEYAIPGFVDQEQVEIR; via the coding sequence ATGCAACTCTTCATCCGAGGTGCGATGATCGCGGCGGTATGGGCGGCGGGGACGTCCTGTTTTGCGCAAGTGGACCCGTGGCCGATGTTCCGCTGCAATCCCGCGCGCACCGGCGCGAGCCAACTGCACGGATGCGCGACGGTGGCGCTCTCCTGGTCGTACGCCACGGGGCACACCATCGAGTCGTCCCCGGTCGTCGGCTCGGACGGGACCGCCTATTACGGCTCCTATGACAATCGGATCTACGCGATGTCGTCTTCCGGGACCCTGGCCTGGAGCTACGACGCGGGGAACTTCGTCTCCACCTCCCCGGCCTTCGACGGAGACGCCGGGCGCGTCTACGTCGCCTCGTATGTCGGTCGCCTGTTCGCCTGCACCCTCGGCGGGGCGCTGGAGTGGAGCTACGAGACCGGGGGCCTCATCGCGCGATCGTCGCCCGCCGTCGATTCCGGCGGATGCATCTATCTGGGTTCGGCGGACAACCGCCTCCACGTGCTCTCGCCCGCGGGGGTGCTCGCCTGGAGTTATGAAACCGCCGGCGACGTCCATTCGTCGCCCTCCATGGAGGGGGAGCGCGTATTCGTAGGATCCAAGGACGGGAGGCTCTACGCCCTCGGCGCGGACGGCGCGTTCGCCTGGAGTTACGATACTGGGAAAACCATCGGCGAGTCGTCCCCGGCGGTGGGGACGGACGGGACGGTCTACGTGGGGGAGATAGACCCTGGAAAAACCCCGGTCCCGTGCAATCTCTACGCATTCAACTCGTCGGGCGGTCTCGCCTGGAGTTACGCGACGGGGGACGACGTCAGTTCCTCGCCCGCGATCGGGGCGGAGGGGATCGTCGCGGCGTCGGGAGACGGCAACGTCTATCTGTTCAACACGGACGGGACATTCAGGTGGAGCTACGTCACGGGCGGGTACGTGCATTCGTCGCCGGCCGTCGACGAGGACGGGATGATCTTCGTCGGATCCTTCGATGGGGGGGTGTACGCGCTGGACAGCATCGGAACGCTCGCCTGGAGCTATCGCACGGCGGGGCCCGTACTATCGTCCCCCTCCATCGGCCTAGGCGGAACAGTCCAGATCGGCTCGTTCGACAGCGTGTGCTACTGCTTCGGCGCGGCGTCCGCATCGACCCCGACCCCGACGCCCGAGCTCACACCGACGCCGGAACCGACAGAGACGCAGCCACCGCTCGACCTGAAGGTGAACAGCACGAGTCCCTCCGCGGGCGACGAATTCACGGCGGAGGTGTCGGTACAGCCCCTGGAAGAGACGTTCGACGCGTACGGGGTGGTGCTCGGTGCGGGAGGGGCGTGGTCGTTCGACCTCGCGAACCCGGGGGCGCTCGTTTCGGGCGTGCGGCCCCTTGTCCGGTCGGTCCCCGGCCTGACCGAGGTCTGGGGGGGGACGCTTTTCCATATGGATTCGATACCGGACTATCTGCGGGGAGCCGGGTTTACGTTCATCGCCGGGCTCGTCCCCGCGGGGGCGCCGCCGGCGGTGGAATACGCGATCCCGGGCTTCGTGGATCAGGAACAGGTGGAGATCAGGTAG
- a CDS encoding NAD(P)/FAD-dependent oxidoreductase, giving the protein MTASVAVVGAGPAGSTLAALLAGAGIDTVIFHAARGPKHCGGGIPPRAFDRMPLLRRLAAPRADACRISFFAPGAGAAPSIELPRPISVFDRAAFDRALRGEAEAAGARLVAEGVRRIERRGSSWAIEAGGKAWRAGFLAGADGATGIVRRLLSTPFSAEALSLCAGYYLAPPEPGRISIGFVGGAASYAWLFPGPSAASAGIVAPLAGSRGERLRRRLRAWLEASHPGVRFDWSRPYAALVPTPGLRAGRVGGGGWALAGDAAGLADPATREGIYYSMRSAALLARCIVRSRPAAYPALLRLLLLGWHGQTLLARRLFFTETGVERFVCALRSRPAARRAAGRFIAGPPGCGRFALDFLISSLRAGE; this is encoded by the coding sequence ATGACCGCATCAGTGGCGGTCGTCGGCGCCGGCCCCGCCGGCTCGACGCTCGCGGCCCTGCTCGCCGGGGCGGGGATCGACACGGTCATCTTCCACGCCGCCCGCGGCCCCAAGCACTGCGGCGGCGGCATCCCGCCGCGCGCCTTCGACCGGATGCCCCTGCTGCGCCGGCTCGCCGCGCCCCGCGCCGACGCATGCCGCATCTCGTTCTTCGCTCCCGGCGCCGGGGCGGCGCCTTCGATCGAGCTGCCCCGCCCGATCTCGGTCTTCGACCGCGCCGCCTTCGACCGGGCGCTCCGCGGCGAGGCCGAAGCCGCGGGCGCCCGCCTCGTGGCCGAGGGCGTGCGCCGCATCGAACGGCGCGGTTCCTCCTGGGCGATCGAAGCCGGCGGAAAGGCCTGGCGCGCCGGTTTTCTCGCGGGCGCCGACGGGGCCACCGGCATCGTCCGGCGCCTCCTCTCGACGCCGTTTTCCGCCGAGGCGCTCTCGCTCTGCGCGGGCTACTACCTCGCCCCTCCCGAGCCCGGCCGCATCTCGATCGGCTTCGTGGGAGGGGCGGCGTCGTACGCGTGGCTCTTCCCTGGGCCGTCCGCCGCTTCCGCAGGGATCGTTGCGCCGCTGGCCGGATCGCGCGGCGAGCGCCTGCGGAGGCGCCTGCGCGCGTGGCTTGAGGCCTCGCACCCCGGCGTCCGCTTCGACTGGTCGAGGCCGTATGCGGCCCTCGTGCCGACCCCCGGCCTGCGCGCGGGGCGGGTCGGCGGCGGCGGGTGGGCGCTCGCAGGCGACGCGGCGGGTTTGGCCGACCCCGCGACGCGCGAGGGGATCTACTACTCGATGCGATCCGCAGCCCTCCTCGCGCGCTGCATCGTCCGCTCCCGGCCCGCCGCCTACCCGGCGCTTCTCCGCCTCCTCCTGCTCGGCTGGCACGGCCAGACCCTCCTCGCGCGCCGCCTGTTCTTCACCGAAACCGGCGTCGAGCGCTTCGTGTGCGCACTCCGGTCGCGCCCCGCGGCCCGCCGGGCGGCAGGCCGCTTCATCGCGGGGCCGCCTGGATGCGGGCGCTTCGCGCTCGATTTTCTGATCTCGTCGCTCCGGGCGGGGGAATAA
- a CDS encoding transglutaminase domain-containing protein: MRTSVRLVAALWLLCAAGCAAVPSRAAPPDLAKHLGKRWYGIYFLGGKIGWAESEISEATRRGKPAVVVRLALTARVEMHDVPQEMSITEERVYVLEEGLESFADESNTGGAMTRIAGTREGDRMRVTSIVGGEKREELIGLPPERFEDYLAEERLVGEGAGVGDEISFSQYQPRMGRSVTAVSRVAAVSRRPLGGVSTEVYTVETTLKEMGISSRSLLTASGEVLETQVGGVFTMRLEDEKSAKSLDYRSDVVLSSAIRTGVRIVDPARVRVLRAALRGVHDRALLVESERQSYAEGPGGELLLTVKVEDLSKAVSPRLPLPRSEFPRELAPGLFIQSESPAIVEKARQIVGAERDARAASDLLVRWVHGNLAKRFSASFSNALDVLQAGGGDCTEHSVLYVALARAAGLPAREVSGIVYCDDGFYYHQWAEAFVGKWIAVDPTFGQTQADATHIRFVEGDLLSQARLLNLIGALSIEVRGYSHEEDG, from the coding sequence ATGAGAACCTCTGTGCGCCTCGTCGCCGCGCTGTGGCTCCTGTGCGCCGCCGGCTGCGCCGCCGTCCCCTCCCGCGCCGCCCCGCCCGATCTCGCGAAGCACCTGGGGAAGAGATGGTACGGCATCTACTTCCTCGGCGGGAAGATCGGGTGGGCGGAGTCGGAGATCAGCGAGGCGACGCGCCGCGGGAAACCGGCGGTCGTCGTGCGCCTTGCGCTCACCGCGCGCGTGGAGATGCACGATGTCCCCCAGGAGATGTCGATCACCGAGGAGCGGGTGTACGTCCTGGAGGAGGGGCTCGAATCGTTTGCGGACGAATCGAACACGGGCGGGGCGATGACGAGGATCGCCGGCACACGGGAGGGGGACAGGATGCGCGTCACCTCGATCGTCGGCGGCGAGAAACGGGAGGAGCTGATCGGCCTCCCCCCCGAGCGGTTCGAGGATTACCTCGCCGAGGAGCGGCTCGTCGGCGAGGGGGCCGGGGTGGGGGACGAGATCTCCTTCTCGCAGTACCAGCCGCGAATGGGGAGGAGCGTGACGGCGGTCAGCCGGGTCGCGGCGGTCTCCCGCCGGCCGCTCGGGGGCGTTTCCACGGAGGTCTACACGGTCGAGACCACGCTGAAGGAGATGGGGATCTCGTCGCGGTCGCTCCTCACCGCCTCCGGGGAGGTGCTCGAGACGCAGGTGGGCGGGGTGTTCACGATGCGGCTCGAGGACGAGAAGAGCGCCAAAAGCCTCGACTACCGGAGCGACGTCGTCCTGTCGAGCGCGATACGCACCGGGGTGAGGATCGTCGACCCGGCGCGGGTCCGGGTGCTGCGGGCGGCCCTGCGGGGAGTGCACGACCGCGCCCTCCTCGTCGAATCGGAACGCCAGTCGTACGCGGAGGGGCCCGGCGGGGAGCTGCTGCTCACCGTGAAGGTCGAGGATCTGTCGAAGGCCGTTTCGCCGCGCCTCCCGCTCCCCAGGAGCGAATTCCCGCGCGAGCTCGCCCCCGGACTCTTCATCCAGAGCGAGAGCCCCGCGATCGTGGAGAAGGCGCGTCAGATCGTCGGGGCGGAGCGCGACGCGCGGGCGGCGAGCGATCTCCTCGTGCGCTGGGTGCACGGGAACCTCGCCAAGCGGTTCAGCGCGTCGTTCTCGAACGCCCTCGACGTGCTGCAGGCGGGAGGAGGGGACTGCACCGAGCACTCGGTTCTCTACGTGGCGCTCGCGCGCGCCGCGGGGCTTCCCGCCCGCGAGGTCTCGGGGATCGTCTACTGCGACGACGGCTTCTACTACCACCAGTGGGCGGAGGCGTTCGTGGGGAAATGGATCGCCGTGGACCCGACGTTCGGGCAGACGCAGGCCGACGCCACGCACATTCGGTTCGTCGAGGGGGATCTCCTCTCCCAGGCCCGGCTGTTGAACCTCATCGGCGCGCTCTCGATCGAGGTGCGGGGGTACTCGCATGAAGAGGACGGCTGA